A single Nostoc sp. PCC 7107 DNA region contains:
- a CDS encoding RluA family pseudouridine synthase, whose product MQTEFNLQVSENSQRLDRYLAEELPDISRSRIQQFIEQGNVQVNDQVCTSKKVNVKAGDRITLQIPEAQPLELQAEDIPLDILYEDDQLLILNKPAGLVVHPAPGHYDGTLVNALLAHCPNLPGIGGVQRPGIVHRLDKDTTGAIAIVKTDIAYQHLQAQLQAKTAQREYLGVVYGAPKTQSGKIDFPIGRHPQDRKKMAVVPVEEGGRAAVTHWQVLERLGNYTLIHFQLETGRTHQIRVHSAKIGHPIVGDPVYGSGRSVGVNLPGQALHAWRLKLQHPISEDWIEVTAPPPPSFTTLLEVLRRRGAISF is encoded by the coding sequence GAATTTAATTTACAAGTTTCAGAAAATAGTCAACGTTTAGACCGTTATCTTGCGGAAGAATTACCAGATATTTCTCGTTCTCGCATTCAGCAATTTATCGAACAGGGTAATGTGCAAGTTAACGATCAAGTCTGCACATCTAAGAAGGTGAATGTGAAAGCAGGCGATCGCATAACTCTACAAATACCAGAAGCGCAACCCCTAGAGCTACAAGCGGAAGATATTCCTCTAGATATTCTTTATGAAGATGATCAGTTACTTATCCTCAACAAACCCGCTGGTTTAGTTGTCCATCCTGCACCGGGACATTATGATGGCACACTAGTAAATGCTTTGTTGGCACACTGTCCTAACCTTCCCGGTATTGGCGGAGTTCAACGTCCGGGAATTGTCCACCGATTGGATAAGGATACAACAGGTGCGATCGCTATTGTCAAAACTGACATCGCCTATCAACATTTGCAAGCACAACTTCAAGCTAAAACCGCACAGCGAGAATATTTAGGCGTAGTTTACGGTGCGCCAAAAACTCAAAGTGGTAAGATAGATTTCCCCATTGGTCGCCATCCCCAAGATCGCAAAAAAATGGCCGTTGTCCCTGTAGAAGAAGGTGGACGCGCAGCAGTTACGCATTGGCAAGTATTAGAGCGTTTGGGTAACTACACATTAATTCACTTTCAATTAGAAACGGGACGTACTCATCAAATTCGAGTCCATAGTGCCAAAATCGGACATCCCATTGTTGGTGATCCTGTTTATGGTTCTGGTCGTTCTGTCGGCGTAAATCTTCCCGGTCAAGCATTACACGCTTGGCGGCTAAAATTGCAGCACCCTATTTCCGAAGATTGGATTGAGGTAACAGCACCACCACCTCCAAGCTTTACAACCTTACTAGAAGTTTTGCGCCGCAGAGGAGCAATCTCTTTTTAA